A genomic region of Arvicola amphibius chromosome 7, mArvAmp1.2, whole genome shotgun sequence contains the following coding sequences:
- the Mrps2 gene encoding 28S ribosomal protein S2, mitochondrial produces MAPSPAVLTRLLCAGVWRWPSFLQKAAPGPAGLNGRTVSGAQVPVVSEPQDDDDLQSRILDVPLQHSDFFNVKELFSVKSLFEARVHLGHKAGCRHRFMEPYIFGNRLGQDIIDLEQTALNLQLALNFTAHVAYRKGIILFVSRNRQFSHLIEKTAQDCGEYAHTRYFKGGLLTNAHLLFGPTVRLPDLIIFLHTLNNVFEPHVAVRDAAKMNIPTVGIVDTNCNPCLITYPIPGNDDSPQAIQLFCKLFRTTINRAKEKRRQMEALHRLQSSRGPEGSGTSAPDKSHSP; encoded by the exons ATGGCTCCTTCTCCGGCCGTGCTGACCCGGTTGCTGTGTGCAG GTGTGTGGCGCTGGCCAAGTTTCCTGCAGAAGGCGGCCCCGGGCCCGGCGGGGCTGAATGGTAGGACGGTGTCGGGAGCCCAAGTCCCAGTGGTCAGCGAGCCCCAGGACGACGACG aTCTCCAGAGCAGGATCCTAGATGTCCCGTTGCAACATTCGGACTTCTTCAATGTAAAGGAGCTGTTTTCTGTGAAGAGCCTCTTCGAGGCCCGAGTACACCTGGGCCATAAAGCCGGTTGCCGGCATAG GTTTATGGAGCCATACATCTTTGGAAACCGCCTGGGCCAAGACATCATCGACCTGGAACAGACAGCCTTGAACctacagctggccttgaacttcaccGCTCACGTGGCCTACCGCAAGGGCATCATCCTGTTCGTGAGCAGGAATCGGCAGTTCTCTCACTTGATCGAGAAGACAGCCCAGGACTGCGGAGAGTACGCCCACACGCGCTACTTCAAGGGTGGTCTGCTGACTAATGCACACCTCCTCTTTGGGCCCACAGTCCGCCTGCCAGACCTCATCATCTTCCTGCACACGCTCAACAATGTCTTTGAGCCCCATGTGGCTGTGAGGGATGCTGCCAAGATGAACATCCCCACGGTGGGCATTGTGGACACCAACTGCAACCCGTGCCTCATCACCTACCCTATCCCTGGCAACGATGACTCGCCCCAAGCTATCCAGCTCTTCTGCAAGCTTTTCCGGACCACCATCAACCGGGCCaaggaaaagaggaggcagaTGGAGGCGCTGCATCGGCTGCAGAGTTCCAGGGGGCCTGAGGGCAGTGGGACATCTGCACCTGATAAAAGCCATTCCCCATGA
- the C7H9orf116 gene encoding UPF0691 protein C9orf116 homolog yields the protein MSEENPQECTEPVEPKAKPAPEKTSDYYRVSEQLPIRFNNPGWFRGYRTNEAVSMYTTSNQTYGSRAPTVHEMPKVYYPSSNKFSRQLSATGMFQSNTLNVGLEKSIVTGPDNYITHCDRLNFHPSYNVNRPSICD from the exons ATGTCTGAAGAAAACCCCCAAGAGTGCACGGAGCCGGTAGAGCCCAAGGCTAAGCCCGCCCCAGAGAAGACGAGCGACTACTACAGAGTGAGCGAGCAGCTCCCAATCAGGTTCAACAACCCGGGGTGGTTTCGTGGCTACAG GACCAATGAGGCTGTCTCCATGTACACTACCAGTAACCAGACTTATGGGAGCAGAGCACCCACGGTGCATGAGATGCCG AAAGTGTATTACCCGTCTTCAAATAAGTTTTCCAGACAACTTTCAGCTACGGGAATGTTCCAGAGTAATACTTTAAATGTCGGCTTGGAGAAGAGTATAGTGACAGGTCCTGACAATTACATCACTCACTGTGACCGCCTTAACTTTCACCCCAGCTACAATGTCAACAGGCCGTCCATCTGCGACTAA